A genomic region of Nitrospirota bacterium contains the following coding sequences:
- a CDS encoding phosphoenolpyruvate carboxykinase (GTP), which yields MRLSDYPHVTRWVDDVARLTLPDRVVWCDGTDEERIRLTAQAVAEGVLISLDQKRLPGCTLHRSHPNDVARSEHLTFICTPTSEQAGPTNNWMAPEEAYEKCGAILRGAMRGRTMYVVPYLMGPPGSPFSKVGIELTDSIYVVLNMRIMTRMGRIALDELGASEAFVRGVHSLGDLDPQRRMICHFPQDRTIWSVGSGYGGNALLGKKCFALRLGSWMAREEGWLAEHMLIMGLEDPRGHITYVAGAFPSACGKTNFAMMQPSGRLGGYKIHTIGDDIAWLRFGSDGRLWAINPEAGFFGVAPGTGRSTNPTALEMVSRNTIFTNVVATPTGTVWWEGMEPLPVGNGYYDWKGHPWNPDLKTPGAHPNARFTTPITQCATYSPKWEDPQGVPISAILFGARRSNCVPLVIESFDWAHGVYLGATLASETTAAAEGKTGQIRRDPMAMLPFCGYNMADYFAHWLKMGKGRDREGNGPSDLLGRQEVGDTGKGRANMPRIFRVNWFRKDENGRFVWPGFSENIRVLKWIVDRCEGRADAIVSPLGRLPAPGAIDIEGLPLAKDTMENLLAVDRAGWTEFANAEQTFFDRLGSRMPAELLSQRTSFLSRLRPS from the coding sequence CTGAGATTATCGGATTATCCACATGTCACGCGATGGGTGGACGACGTTGCCCGGTTGACCCTGCCGGATCGCGTGGTTTGGTGCGACGGAACCGACGAGGAGCGGATCCGGTTGACGGCGCAAGCCGTGGCCGAGGGGGTACTGATTTCCCTGGATCAGAAACGTCTACCCGGCTGCACCCTCCACCGGTCCCATCCAAACGACGTCGCACGAAGCGAACACCTTACGTTCATCTGCACACCGACATCGGAACAGGCGGGGCCGACCAACAACTGGATGGCCCCCGAAGAGGCCTACGAAAAATGCGGCGCGATTCTCCGGGGCGCCATGAGGGGACGCACCATGTACGTGGTGCCGTATCTGATGGGTCCTCCCGGCTCGCCCTTCAGCAAAGTGGGAATCGAACTCACGGACAGTATCTACGTCGTTCTCAACATGCGGATCATGACCCGGATGGGGAGGATCGCGCTGGACGAACTGGGGGCCTCCGAAGCTTTTGTACGCGGGGTGCATTCTCTTGGCGATCTGGATCCGCAACGGCGAATGATCTGCCACTTCCCGCAGGACCGGACGATTTGGAGCGTAGGCTCCGGGTATGGAGGCAATGCGCTCCTGGGCAAGAAGTGCTTTGCGCTGCGTCTGGGGAGTTGGATGGCGCGAGAGGAAGGCTGGCTCGCGGAGCACATGCTCATCATGGGGCTTGAAGATCCGCGGGGGCACATCACCTATGTGGCCGGAGCGTTCCCGAGCGCGTGCGGGAAAACGAACTTTGCCATGATGCAGCCGAGCGGACGATTGGGCGGCTACAAGATCCACACCATCGGCGACGATATCGCTTGGCTGCGGTTCGGTTCCGACGGGCGTCTGTGGGCCATCAATCCTGAAGCAGGATTTTTCGGCGTGGCGCCGGGGACAGGCAGGTCCACCAATCCCACCGCCTTGGAGATGGTATCGCGCAATACGATCTTCACCAACGTGGTGGCCACGCCCACGGGGACCGTCTGGTGGGAGGGAATGGAACCCCTGCCGGTGGGAAACGGTTACTACGACTGGAAAGGCCACCCGTGGAATCCAGATCTGAAGACCCCCGGCGCGCATCCCAATGCGCGCTTTACCACCCCGATCACGCAGTGCGCCACCTACTCGCCCAAGTGGGAGGATCCGCAGGGCGTGCCGATCTCGGCCATCCTTTTCGGGGCACGGCGGTCGAATTGTGTGCCGCTCGTGATCGAGTCCTTCGATTGGGCCCATGGAGTCTATCTGGGAGCCACGCTTGCCTCGGAGACAACGGCGGCAGCCGAAGGGAAAACCGGCCAAATCCGGCGCGACCCCATGGCGATGCTGCCGTTTTGCGGCTACAACATGGCCGACTATTTCGCGCACTGGCTGAAGATGGGGAAGGGCCGTGACCGTGAGGGGAACGGTCCTTCCGACCTTCTCGGCAGACAGGAAGTCGGCGATACGGGGAAGGGCCGCGCGAACATGCCGAGGATTTTCAGAGTGAACTGGTTTCGGAAAGATGAGAACGGGCGATTCGTCTGGCCGGGATTCAGCGAGAACATCCGGGTGCTCAAATGGATCGTGGACCGATGCGAGGGAAGGGCCGACGCGATCGTTTCCCCTCTGGGGCGATTGCCGGCGCCGGGCGCCATTGATATCGAGGGGCTCCCATTGGCGAAGGACACGATGGAAAATCTCCTCGCGGTGGACCGGGCGGGATGGACCGAGTTCGCCAACGCCGAACAGACATTCTTTGACCGCCTCGGATCCCGCATGCCCGCCGAACTACTTTCCCAAAGAACCTCCTTCCTGTCGCGCCTCCGGCCATCGTAG
- a CDS encoding radical SAM protein, giving the protein MRLRGSENCPAEAKTQGPRILSSVTSPPFLPLTVSWNLTRRCNLACVHCYIDATGKESGADELTTEECRDVLSQLAELNPEAFLILTGGEPLLRKDIFDLIREAAAIGFWPVLGSHGGLMDRDVARRLVQSGLKGVGVSVDSLDPRKHNRFRGIPKAWENTMAGVEVMRAEGLPFLIETTLTRANVGELSALADFCLKQGATALNAFFLVPTGRGAALGDLSPEEYEEAFGELARLQEIHAGSLLINAKCAPHYRRVLWERNQDSPFVRTFRGGGCPAGTYYCRIGPTGDVTPCPYMPVSAGNVRQQPFGQIWNSSELLARFRTERPGGRCGSCEFTEFCGGCRCRAFAATGDILAEDPSCVYQPGTHGGQTISLATDRFYGATTSIHGETTSPSPLKGESQGGGDAVQWTPEALARLDHVPFFARGIVRNAVESAARSRGLRVITTDLMTELRSSMPARFPSHPKS; this is encoded by the coding sequence GTGAGACTTCGGGGATCGGAGAATTGCCCCGCCGAAGCGAAGACCCAGGGACCGAGAATCCTGAGTAGCGTCACGTCGCCGCCGTTCCTTCCGCTCACCGTCTCCTGGAATCTCACGCGCCGGTGCAATCTCGCCTGCGTCCACTGCTACATCGACGCCACCGGGAAGGAATCGGGTGCCGACGAACTCACCACGGAGGAGTGCCGGGACGTCCTCTCGCAACTGGCCGAGCTCAATCCCGAAGCCTTTCTGATCCTCACGGGCGGTGAACCGCTCCTCCGAAAAGACATCTTCGATCTGATCCGTGAAGCGGCCGCCATCGGCTTCTGGCCGGTCCTGGGGAGTCATGGCGGCCTGATGGACCGTGACGTCGCCCGACGACTGGTCCAATCCGGACTGAAAGGTGTCGGCGTGAGCGTCGACTCGCTCGATCCCCGGAAGCACAACCGGTTTCGGGGAATTCCCAAGGCGTGGGAGAATACGATGGCCGGCGTGGAAGTGATGCGGGCTGAAGGACTGCCTTTTCTCATCGAGACCACTCTGACACGCGCGAACGTCGGCGAGCTTTCAGCGCTGGCCGACTTCTGTCTGAAACAAGGCGCCACGGCGCTGAACGCATTTTTTCTTGTTCCAACCGGTCGAGGCGCTGCACTGGGCGACCTCTCCCCAGAGGAGTATGAGGAGGCATTCGGCGAGCTGGCCCGTTTGCAGGAGATTCACGCAGGATCACTTCTGATCAATGCGAAGTGCGCGCCTCACTACCGGCGCGTGCTGTGGGAGCGGAATCAGGATTCGCCCTTCGTCCGCACGTTCCGGGGGGGTGGATGCCCCGCGGGAACCTACTACTGTCGAATTGGACCGACCGGAGATGTCACGCCCTGCCCGTACATGCCGGTATCGGCCGGTAACGTGCGACAGCAACCCTTCGGGCAGATTTGGAATTCCTCCGAACTCCTCGCGCGCTTTCGGACTGAACGCCCCGGCGGCCGCTGCGGCTCATGCGAATTCACCGAGTTCTGCGGCGGCTGCCGATGTCGAGCCTTCGCAGCGACCGGCGATATCCTGGCGGAAGACCCCTCGTGCGTCTACCAGCCCGGCACGCACGGCGGCCAAACGATCTCACTCGCCACCGATCGTTTCTATGGAGCGACGACATCAATTCACGGAGAAACAACATCCCCCTCCCCCTTGAAGGGGGAGAGTCAGGGTGGGGGTGACGCTGTCCAATGGACCCCCGAAGCCCTCGCCCGCCTCGATCACGTCCCCTTTTTCGCTCGCGGCATCGTCCGCAACGCCGTCGAATCTGCCGCCCGCTCCCGCGGCTTGCGTGTCATCACCACCGATCTGATGACCGAGCTCCGTTCCTCCATGCCCGCCCGCTTTCCCTCCCACCCAAAGTCATAA
- a CDS encoding universal stress protein yields the protein MWRNICVPHDQSDHSMAAAHMAVRIAKGTGATVVGSHVYAAALHDVRFRQMEYTLPEEFLNEKEMERQRKLHDTLITMGLRLISDSYLDQVKLLCEKESVPYSGKIIDGLHWRSLVKDIRESQYDLVVMGTLGMGATKDSMIGSVCERVARRTQADLLLVRETEGGGVIPDNESFRRPGSEATREGAHANGHGRRILVGIDGSPHSFAALLTAFKLAEVFNKEVEAVAVYDPYLHYVLFHMISKVLSEEGAKVFRFKEQEKLHEEIIDTGLGRIYQTHLQVAKEVAQEKGVTLKTTLLDGKAYPKILKYAKESNPWLLVLGKVGYHGGEDLDIGNNTENLLRMAPCNVFVSTQKYLPPLDLRTKQYLTWSPEAEKRLERVPEMRRNLIRMVVARYAFEMGHTVITDSVINKAMGQMFPEQAARMLADAAVKMVYQAVATGKVSLQVCANCGYVSKMESPVQCPVCSAKEFGPLDKEALEALALGQGEPQVEETFDGARMRWSYEAWNTLAKAPQGYTKRRLRARIEKNARIRELSIIPKEFVEEMFREEGFGDLLGGYQCKWTDDAFEAIKAYPEGFLRKRIKEAVESHAEKTGIKHVTFEVVKAALDNIADDLKRVERRLPGLSTGETSGIGELPRRSEDPGTENPE from the coding sequence ATGTGGCGTAATATCTGCGTTCCTCACGACCAGAGCGACCATTCGATGGCCGCCGCGCACATGGCGGTTCGGATCGCCAAGGGTACCGGCGCCACGGTGGTCGGTTCTCACGTTTATGCCGCCGCCCTGCATGATGTCCGCTTCCGCCAGATGGAATACACCTTGCCGGAGGAGTTCCTGAACGAGAAGGAGATGGAGCGGCAGAGGAAATTGCACGACACGCTCATCACCATGGGCCTCCGGCTCATCTCCGATTCCTACCTCGACCAAGTCAAGCTCCTGTGTGAGAAGGAATCGGTGCCCTACTCGGGCAAGATCATCGACGGACTGCACTGGCGCTCCCTCGTCAAGGACATCCGCGAGAGTCAATACGACCTCGTTGTCATGGGCACGCTCGGCATGGGCGCCACGAAGGACAGCATGATCGGAAGCGTGTGCGAACGCGTCGCGCGGCGGACTCAGGCGGATCTCCTCCTCGTGCGGGAAACGGAGGGAGGCGGCGTCATTCCGGATAACGAATCCTTTCGCCGTCCCGGGAGCGAAGCGACGCGGGAAGGCGCGCATGCCAACGGCCATGGGCGTCGAATCCTCGTCGGCATCGACGGTTCTCCTCATTCTTTCGCGGCACTCCTGACCGCCTTCAAACTCGCCGAGGTGTTCAACAAGGAAGTCGAGGCCGTCGCGGTGTACGATCCCTATCTTCACTACGTTCTCTTCCACATGATTTCCAAGGTCCTGTCGGAAGAAGGCGCGAAGGTCTTCCGTTTCAAGGAACAGGAAAAACTCCATGAAGAAATCATCGACACCGGGCTGGGACGGATCTATCAAACGCATCTCCAGGTGGCGAAGGAGGTCGCCCAGGAAAAGGGCGTGACGCTCAAAACCACGCTCCTCGACGGCAAGGCTTACCCGAAAATTCTGAAATACGCGAAAGAGTCCAATCCCTGGCTCCTCGTTCTGGGCAAGGTCGGCTACCACGGCGGAGAGGATCTCGACATCGGGAACAATACGGAAAACCTTCTGCGGATGGCCCCCTGCAACGTCTTCGTGAGCACGCAGAAATACCTTCCGCCGCTGGACCTGCGCACCAAACAGTACCTCACGTGGTCGCCGGAGGCCGAAAAGCGGCTCGAGCGTGTGCCTGAAATGCGCCGGAACCTGATCCGCATGGTGGTGGCCCGATACGCTTTCGAAATGGGCCACACGGTCATTACGGACAGCGTCATCAACAAGGCGATGGGACAGATGTTTCCGGAACAGGCGGCCCGGATGCTGGCGGATGCAGCGGTCAAGATGGTCTACCAAGCCGTCGCCACAGGCAAGGTCAGCCTCCAAGTCTGCGCGAACTGCGGATACGTGTCGAAAATGGAATCTCCCGTTCAATGCCCCGTCTGTTCCGCGAAGGAGTTCGGTCCGCTGGACAAGGAGGCACTGGAAGCACTCGCCCTGGGCCAGGGTGAACCGCAGGTGGAGGAAACCTTTGACGGCGCCCGGATGCGATGGTCCTATGAAGCATGGAATACCCTCGCGAAGGCCCCGCAGGGGTACACCAAGCGCCGACTCCGCGCTCGCATAGAGAAAAATGCAAGAATCAGAGAGTTATCCATCATACCTAAAGAGTTTGTTGAGGAGATGTTCAGGGAGGAAGGGTTCGGGGATCTGCTCGGCGGGTACCAGTGCAAGTGGACCGATGATGCGTTCGAGGCGATCAAGGCCTACCCGGAGGGATTCCTTCGGAAACGGATCAAGGAGGCCGTGGAAAGCCACGCCGAGAAGACCGGCATCAAGCACGTGACCTTCGAGGTGGTTAAGGCCGCGCTGGACAACATTGCAGATGACCTGAAACGGGTGGAGCGCCGCCTCCCCGGTCTCAGCACGGGTGAGACTTCGGGGATCGGAGAATTGCCCCGCCGAAGCGAAGACCCAGGGACCGAGAATCCTGAGTAG
- a CDS encoding carboxypeptidase regulatory-like domain-containing protein encodes MSRWLAALILSACIMSPALAYQEIAVSGGGAISGKVKISGPVPAAKKIATSKDQEVCGKEKTAPDVLATKDGGLQNAVVRIVNIDKGKKMALPKQALDQKACEYTPHVVLVPKGAPLDILNSDGILHNVHTFAAKNPSFNKAMPKFKKQMTVEGSNFAEAETIEVRCDAHEWMHGWLQVVEHPYYAVTDPSGSFALPDVPPGKYSVEVWHEKLGKAIKEVTVDGGKTVMADFSLGKK; translated from the coding sequence ATGAGCAGATGGTTAGCGGCACTGATCTTGTCGGCGTGCATCATGTCCCCGGCTCTCGCCTATCAGGAGATAGCGGTCTCCGGCGGTGGGGCGATCTCGGGGAAAGTCAAAATCTCAGGTCCGGTCCCGGCGGCGAAGAAGATTGCGACCAGCAAGGACCAGGAGGTCTGTGGCAAGGAAAAGACGGCCCCGGATGTGCTGGCTACGAAGGACGGCGGGCTTCAGAACGCCGTGGTCCGCATCGTCAACATCGACAAGGGAAAGAAAATGGCGCTCCCGAAGCAGGCGCTGGACCAGAAAGCGTGCGAATACACACCACACGTCGTGCTCGTGCCCAAGGGCGCGCCGCTCGACATTCTGAATTCGGACGGCATTCTTCACAACGTTCATACCTTCGCCGCGAAGAATCCGTCTTTCAACAAGGCCATGCCCAAGTTCAAGAAACAGATGACGGTGGAGGGCTCGAACTTCGCCGAAGCGGAAACGATCGAGGTGCGTTGCGACGCCCATGAATGGATGCACGGCTGGCTGCAAGTGGTGGAGCATCCCTACTACGCTGTCACGGACCCCTCCGGCTCCTTCGCGCTACCCGACGTTCCCCCGGGAAAGTACTCCGTGGAGGTCTGGCACGAGAAACTCGGCAAGGCCATAAAAGAGGTAACCGTGGATGGCGGAAAGACAGTCATGGCCGACTTCTCCTTGGGGAAAAAATAG
- a CDS encoding c-type cytochrome yields the protein MKLLKSPLLQFALIYALALFALGLVRPPIPGFVMNMYRALLFAALLLYVSSDEERFKRFYTPILDTLSGRTAALKAVRLVLFILFPLGAGTFVFQKLTPQYLPPAESRTIHPEPPLEITFKGRPFNIQGLANPLREDKENLPKHITEGQEIYFKNCFYCHGDNLDGNGPFAGALNPIPANFRDAGTIAQLQESFVFWRVSLGWRGLPSGGKPWNSAMPAWEDTLTEDEIWKAILFIYDASGYQPRTWEAAEHEHASGGDARSRRHAMYKSFGMKSAYAEPTPAEPAAPASAADSEVKILYDRKCSGCHGVNGDGHGPAREFIYPVARDFTRGLYKIRHTKEGMVPSDEDLFLAIAKGLAGTTMPGWRDSLTEKQMKDLVAYIKAFSPRFSDSKPEAIPVVAETPSTPESLTRGKQLYEDIECWKCHGREGLADGPSAKDLKDDWGERISPANLSKPWNFRRGHSAQSIFTTLYTGIQGTPMPAFAESVEKPEDLWDVARYVETLSMEPKSKPATLLLAEFSTQLPTTLDDPQWDKVTYSRFPLLGQMVIPPRNTKPANDSVSVKAFHDGKSIAFLLEWHDPTLSDPKTPIEPKPGTDSSAPPAPPAPVFADRAALQFPETLMKGMEKPHFVMGDPQKAVNLWSWDSESKEIGEYTANGVGTWVKQEKQDVTGSQSYLNGRYKVVFTRPLQSDDEIDLDFPSGEYIPVGFLTWDGSQGETEGKCSLSAWYHLMLKEKPSKKSYAYSVLFGLLALAAEVWVAKRTRG from the coding sequence ATGAAACTTCTGAAATCTCCCCTCCTTCAATTCGCCCTGATCTACGCGCTGGCTCTCTTCGCCCTCGGTCTCGTCCGGCCGCCGATTCCAGGTTTCGTGATGAACATGTACCGCGCGCTCCTCTTCGCGGCCCTTCTGCTCTACGTGTCCTCCGATGAGGAACGGTTCAAACGCTTCTACACGCCGATCCTGGACACACTGTCCGGGCGGACCGCCGCCCTCAAGGCGGTCCGCCTTGTGCTATTCATTCTCTTTCCCTTGGGCGCAGGCACCTTCGTCTTCCAGAAACTCACGCCCCAATACCTCCCACCCGCCGAATCGCGGACCATTCATCCTGAGCCGCCGCTCGAAATCACCTTCAAGGGCCGACCGTTCAATATCCAGGGCCTGGCCAATCCCCTGCGCGAGGACAAGGAAAACCTGCCCAAACACATCACCGAAGGACAGGAGATCTATTTCAAGAATTGCTTCTACTGCCACGGCGACAATCTCGATGGAAACGGACCGTTCGCGGGCGCGCTGAACCCCATCCCGGCCAACTTCCGCGACGCCGGCACGATCGCCCAGCTCCAGGAGTCGTTCGTCTTCTGGCGCGTTTCGCTGGGTTGGCGCGGACTCCCGAGCGGCGGCAAACCCTGGAACTCGGCCATGCCCGCATGGGAGGACACACTCACCGAGGACGAGATTTGGAAAGCCATCCTCTTCATCTACGATGCGTCCGGATACCAACCGCGGACTTGGGAGGCGGCAGAGCACGAGCATGCTTCCGGCGGCGATGCGCGATCGCGACGTCACGCCATGTACAAATCCTTCGGCATGAAGAGCGCTTACGCCGAACCGACTCCGGCAGAGCCGGCTGCGCCCGCCTCGGCGGCCGATTCGGAGGTCAAGATCCTGTACGATCGCAAGTGCTCGGGATGCCACGGCGTGAATGGCGACGGACACGGCCCCGCCCGAGAGTTCATTTACCCCGTCGCGCGCGATTTCACCCGCGGCCTGTACAAAATCAGGCACACCAAAGAAGGCATGGTTCCTTCGGATGAAGATCTCTTTCTCGCCATCGCGAAAGGTCTGGCCGGCACCACCATGCCCGGCTGGAGGGACTCGCTCACCGAGAAACAGATGAAAGATCTGGTCGCCTACATCAAGGCCTTCTCGCCCCGTTTCTCCGATTCCAAGCCCGAGGCGATTCCGGTGGTTGCCGAAACACCCTCGACGCCCGAAAGCCTCACCCGCGGCAAGCAGCTCTACGAGGATATCGAGTGCTGGAAGTGCCACGGCCGGGAGGGACTCGCGGATGGCCCCTCGGCGAAAGATTTGAAGGATGACTGGGGCGAGCGGATCTCCCCGGCGAATCTTTCCAAGCCTTGGAATTTCCGCCGGGGCCACTCCGCCCAGAGCATCTTCACCACTCTCTATACCGGCATTCAGGGCACCCCCATGCCGGCCTTCGCCGAATCCGTCGAGAAACCGGAGGATCTATGGGATGTGGCTCGTTATGTGGAAACGTTGTCCATGGAGCCGAAGTCCAAACCGGCGACTTTGCTCCTGGCGGAGTTTTCGACCCAATTGCCGACGACCCTCGATGATCCCCAGTGGGACAAAGTGACGTACTCGCGCTTTCCCCTCCTCGGCCAAATGGTGATCCCGCCGAGAAACACCAAGCCGGCCAACGACTCCGTGTCCGTGAAGGCTTTCCATGACGGCAAGTCGATCGCTTTTCTCCTGGAGTGGCACGATCCTACCCTGAGCGATCCCAAGACGCCGATCGAGCCCAAACCCGGCACGGATTCGTCGGCGCCGCCCGCGCCTCCCGCACCCGTCTTCGCGGACCGCGCGGCACTCCAATTCCCGGAGACGTTGATGAAAGGAATGGAGAAGCCCCATTTCGTGATGGGTGACCCGCAGAAGGCGGTGAACCTCTGGTCGTGGGACTCCGAATCGAAAGAGATCGGCGAATACACGGCCAACGGTGTGGGGACGTGGGTCAAGCAGGAGAAACAGGACGTGACGGGCAGTCAGTCCTACCTGAACGGACGCTACAAGGTCGTGTTCACCCGTCCACTCCAATCCGATGACGAGATAGATCTTGATTTTCCCTCCGGCGAGTACATTCCGGTCGGGTTCCTCACGTGGGATGGATCCCAGGGGGAAACGGAAGGGAAATGTTCCCTCTCCGCATGGTACCACCTGATGTTGAAAGAGAAGCCGTCGAAAAAGTCGTATGCCTATTCCGTGTTGTTCGGGCTCCTCGCCCTCGCGGCGGAAGTTTGGGTGGCCAAGCGGACAAGGGGTTGA
- a CDS encoding cytochrome c, giving the protein MKVIGRILLFVVAVTGFYAWFVTKIPQSESLPPEEIKLNPDTLTCAQVIEAGKKTLTGKGQCLVCHTIDPPDGRGPAYSGIGVRAAKRIPGKTASEYLYQSLAEPQAFVVEGFPPIMPPANKPPAMLNEFEMWAVVNYMESLGAQPGCDMEHLKTLLRAAAKEEKPVDLTPLTPEERGKQLFLTKAACGACHIVPGNPNAAAVLGPDLSKISAKGEEFIHKSILEPNAEIAVGYPPSVMPPDFATRLTPAEIDDIVAFLMTLR; this is encoded by the coding sequence ATGAAGGTGATCGGACGCATCCTGCTTTTCGTCGTCGCCGTGACCGGTTTCTATGCCTGGTTCGTCACGAAAATCCCCCAGAGCGAATCCCTCCCACCGGAGGAGATCAAGCTCAATCCCGATACGCTGACGTGCGCCCAGGTGATCGAGGCCGGGAAGAAAACGCTTACGGGAAAAGGACAATGCCTGGTCTGCCACACCATCGATCCACCGGACGGCCGCGGTCCGGCCTACTCGGGCATCGGGGTGCGCGCGGCCAAGCGAATCCCGGGCAAGACAGCCTCGGAATATCTGTATCAGTCCCTTGCCGAACCCCAGGCCTTCGTGGTCGAAGGTTTTCCCCCCATCATGCCGCCCGCGAACAAGCCGCCGGCCATGCTCAATGAGTTCGAGATGTGGGCCGTGGTCAACTACATGGAGAGCCTCGGCGCCCAACCGGGATGCGACATGGAACACCTCAAGACCCTTCTCCGCGCAGCGGCCAAGGAAGAAAAGCCGGTCGACCTCACCCCCCTCACTCCTGAAGAACGCGGGAAGCAGCTATTCCTCACCAAGGCCGCATGCGGCGCTTGCCACATCGTGCCCGGAAATCCAAATGCCGCCGCGGTGCTCGGACCGGATCTCAGCAAGATCTCGGCGAAGGGAGAGGAATTCATCCATAAATCGATCCTGGAACCGAACGCCGAGATCGCGGTTGGATATCCTCCAAGCGTCATGCCGCCCGATTTCGCAACCCGTCTCACGCCGGCAGAGATCGATGACATCGTGGCCTTCCTGATGACCCTCAGATGA
- a CDS encoding cytochrome ubiquinol oxidase subunit I: MNSDAHHSVGGGVFKGVFKTLAILVVSYLVIYVLNETLPHADYRDFGRGGSRLIIWVVAQLHLMLGAFMLGVPIFAVIVEVIGWRTKDAKMDLLAWDFTKLFALAGAITSLTGGGMLVAFAIFYPKFFVHMKNIFEPTWFVYIGLLFAEVILVEVYFLTWDKMAKRKGLHILIGVLLNLVGTTIVFLTNAWVAYTMTPQGVSDAGVRESMSKVIQTYAWMPLNLHRMVANVAFGGAVASAYAAFRFLSAKTDEDRAYFDWMGYIGNFIMISALIPLPFMGYYLAREIYAYSEQMGVSMMGGSFSWLWIVQATIIGALFMGLNYYLWMAMGKIEGARRYKRAIPPLLIVLTLCYAVWLTPHSLVASLEEARALGGSHHPVLGVLGVMSAKNTAVNLMILTTYLSFLFYRRANKECMAGWKALGNSLLALLVIGAAGIVIFLGVYGYFVPAIVRVGFSVYQVEAVAAVLIFGTLIDVLLYRGARIIGPIRWGQMPARSQYVLLFLTISFIWLMGLMGYIRSGIRQFWHVYGSLKDTSAGAYLPTHGFSGGMVSLCVIVFFLFIGLVFFLGSKINKKVEVSL, encoded by the coding sequence ATGAATTCTGACGCCCACCACAGTGTCGGGGGGGGGGTGTTCAAGGGCGTCTTCAAGACTCTCGCCATCCTCGTCGTTTCCTACCTTGTCATCTACGTCCTCAACGAAACGCTCCCCCATGCGGACTACCGGGACTTTGGCCGCGGCGGCTCGCGGCTCATCATCTGGGTTGTAGCGCAGCTTCACCTCATGCTTGGCGCATTCATGCTTGGGGTGCCGATCTTCGCCGTCATCGTGGAGGTCATCGGCTGGCGGACCAAGGACGCCAAGATGGATCTCCTGGCATGGGACTTCACCAAACTGTTCGCCCTGGCCGGCGCGATCACCTCTCTCACCGGCGGCGGCATGCTTGTCGCCTTCGCCATCTTCTACCCGAAGTTTTTCGTTCATATGAAGAACATTTTCGAGCCGACGTGGTTTGTCTACATCGGCCTGCTCTTCGCGGAGGTCATTCTTGTCGAAGTCTACTTCCTGACGTGGGACAAGATGGCCAAGAGGAAAGGTTTGCACATCCTGATCGGAGTGCTCCTCAATCTCGTGGGGACGACGATCGTGTTCCTGACCAACGCATGGGTGGCCTACACGATGACGCCGCAGGGCGTGTCCGATGCCGGCGTGCGCGAGAGCATGTCGAAGGTGATCCAAACGTACGCCTGGATGCCCCTCAACCTCCATCGCATGGTCGCCAACGTCGCCTTCGGGGGCGCCGTCGCCTCCGCCTACGCCGCCTTCCGATTCCTCTCGGCCAAGACCGATGAGGATCGCGCCTACTTCGACTGGATGGGCTACATCGGCAACTTCATCATGATCTCGGCGCTCATCCCGCTGCCCTTCATGGGCTATTACTTGGCGAGGGAAATCTACGCGTATTCGGAGCAGATGGGCGTGTCCATGATGGGCGGGAGCTTCTCGTGGCTGTGGATCGTTCAGGCCACGATCATCGGCGCCCTGTTCATGGGTCTGAATTACTACCTTTGGATGGCGATGGGCAAGATCGAAGGCGCCCGGCGATATAAAAGAGCCATCCCTCCACTCCTGATCGTCCTGACGCTTTGCTACGCCGTTTGGCTCACGCCGCACTCGTTGGTTGCCTCCCTGGAGGAAGCCCGCGCGCTCGGCGGATCGCACCACCCGGTGCTCGGCGTCCTCGGAGTCATGTCGGCCAAGAACACCGCCGTGAACCTCATGATCCTCACGACCTACCTGAGCTTCCTATTCTACCGGCGCGCCAACAAGGAATGTATGGCCGGATGGAAGGCCTTGGGCAACTCCCTGCTTGCCCTGCTGGTCATCGGCGCGGCCGGTATTGTGATATTCCTCGGCGTATACGGCTATTTCGTTCCGGCGATCGTCCGAGTCGGTTTTTCGGTCTACCAAGTGGAAGCCGTCGCGGCCGTCCTCATCTTCGGAACGCTGATCGACGTCCTCCTTTATCGTGGGGCCCGCATCATCGGTCCGATCCGCTGGGGGCAGATGCCCGCGCGATCCCAGTACGTTCTCCTGTTCCTGACCATCTCCTTCATCTGGTTGATGGGCCTGATGGGTTACATCCGCTCCGGCATCCGCCAGTTCTGGCATGTGTATGGATCGCTCAAGGATACGTCGGCCGGCGCCTATCTTCCCACCCACGGTTTCTCAGGGGGCATGGTCTCCTTGTGCGTCATCGTTTTCTTCCTGTTCATCGGCCTGGTCTTCTTCCTCGGAAGCAAGATCAACAAGAAGGTCGAAGTATCGCTCTGA